The genomic window GCGAGGTACTTAACCGTCGCGCTCAAAAATGACTTGCTGGGTCGCCATATCAACTTCTTTCGACCGCCAGCCGGACGACAACCAGGCTTTAGCCTGTGAATGATTCGGATCATTCGCCCACCAAGCCCGATAAATCGCGGCAGACGCCGGCAGATCGGAGCCATGAGCTCTCCTAACGTCGGCAAAAGACATCTGAATCCTACATTCCTTAATATCACTAAAATATTTAGTGAGTCTGCCGTATTTTCCAGACACTCTGACCTCACCTCGTCCACGACTTGAACGCAGGGGCTGTACAGTTTCCCAAATCATTTCAGCGCTTGCCTCAGTGGGAAAGTCGAGCTTGAGGATTTGAATACCGTCCTCGACGAGCACCAGGGAAATGTTTTTCATGAAGATACTTTAGTACCAGATATACTAAACTCTCAGTACCCCCGGTGCCTAACCACTGCTCCCTGCGCCTCCAGCCACTGCGTGACCGCGCCCACGGCGGCCTTCACGCCCGGCGTGATGATCGGGCCGCCGAACTTCGCGAGCCGCACCAGATGCGTGCCGTCCTCACGGCCGGTGATGCCGATCAGGACTTCCTGCGTGAGTTCCCCCTCGACGACGTGTGCCAGGGTCACCCAGCCGTCGCGGCGCAGACTGCCGTACAGATCGAGCAGGATGACCGTCCAGGTGCCATGCGGACTGCGAACCGTAACCTTGTCGAAGTCAGTGGGGGCAAACGTGGCGGGCAGGGTCAGAACGGCGTGCGGCACAGTGGATTCGTCCTCCGGGTAGGGGCGCAGATCGCCGTGGGGCACGGGCGCGTGGGCGGTGGGCGTGAAGCGGGCGTGGTGGGCATCGAGGCCCAGGTCGCGCCATTTCTGGGCGTACTTCGTTTCCAGAGCGGCGGCGGGCGGCGGGCCGACCTGCACGGCCATGACACCGCTCGCGTGGGCTTCCTGCACCGCGAAGTCGAAGTACTCGTCGTGATCCGTGGTGAGCAGCACCTCGCCGCCGGGCTTCAGGCGACTGGCGGCCAGCCGGAAGAAGGGCGCGCGCAGCAGGCGGTGTTCCGTGTGCCCGGCCTTGGGCCACGGATCGGGGAAGTTCACGATGATCCGGTCGAGTGCGCCGTGCGGGATCACCTTGCGCAGCAGCACGTCGGCGGGCAGTTTGGTCAGCAGGCCGCTGCCCAGGCCCGCCTCCGTCAGGCGTCGGTGGGCTTTCAGGAGGGATACGCCGGAGAGTTCCACGCCCAGGTAGTTCGGCGTCTCCGGGAAGGTGGGAGCGTAGTGGGGCCAGAAGCGGCCGTCACCGAAGCCGATCTCCAGCATCCATGGTCGCCCCGGCGTGTCCGGGTACAGCCGGGCTGGAGCGTCCGGAAAGTGGAAGTCGCCCAGGCGATAGATCATGCGTCTCCCTCCAGAAGGTCGGCGGCGAGGCGCGCGGCATCTGTCAGCACGCTGGCGTAGGTGTGATCGCCCGGCGTGCACTGGCCCAGCATGCACACCCGTTCCAGGCGGTTCACGCGGAAGCCGCTCAGTTCGGTCGGTGCGGGGGTCAGGAACCGCACGTCGTAGGCGGGGGCGCCGTCCACGCTGGCGGCGGTTCGCTCGGCCCCGACCAGCCAGATGCCGCTGCGCGCGAGGTCGTCGGCCAGGAAGTCGTAGGCGACCTCGCTGAGCCGCCCGGCCTCCTCCATGCCGTCTCCGATCAGCAGGCGGCCCTTGAGGAACGCGCCGACCGCCAGCACCACCTGCCGCGCGTGCAGCTGCGGGCCTTCCCAGGTGGCCAGCACGACCTGCTCATGCTCCTCGTCCAGGGCAGTCACCGTGCTCTGCAACAGGTGAATCCCGCTGGTGGCCTCGATCTCGGCTTTCAGGTTCCGGTGGAAGGTCCAGCCGTCCGTGTCGGGCGCAACGCACCGCTGCACCAGGGCGAAGACGCTGTCTGGCGGGAAATCCGCCCCGCCCGTGGTCGGCTGGTACAGCGTGCCCAGATGGTCGAGGGCCTGCGAGACGAGCAGCACGTCCCGCCCGGCGAGCGCGAGCCGCCACGCGAGTTCCGTCCCCGCCAACCCGGCCCCGACGACGGCGACGTCGTACAGGTGGCCGGGCTGCGGGCGGCTGCGGGGAGCGCGTCCATGTTGAGACTGAGGGCCGAACATCGCCCAGAAGTGTAGCCCAGCCGGTCAGGGGCACTTTTCCGGCGGCGGGCCCGTACCGCCTGGTCAGTGTCGTCCGGCCTCGGCCTGCGCCATCAGGGCGGCCGTTTCCCGCTCCTCACCGCGCCCACTGACGGCCAGCGCGGCGTGGACATTCACTCGATCCTGCGCGGTCTTGTTCTGACTGAGCTTGAATTTGCCCTCCAGCCGCGCCACCCGCACCTCGAAGGTCACGACGCCTGCCAGCATCCGCCGCTCGAAGTCCGGGGGGATGGCGGCCATGTCCGGCGTGAACTGCGCGACCAGCGAGAAGGCGATCCGTCGCGTCTCGTCACCGTCTACCACGCGGGCGGGGCCGGTCGCGTGCACGGCCGCGTAGTTCCAGGTGGGGACGTTCGGCGCGGAGGCGTACCACGCCGGGTCGATCAGCGCATGTGGCCCGTGGAAGATCACCAGCACGTCGCGTCCAGACCCGAAGTGCTGCCAC from Deinococcus sp. KSM4-11 includes these protein-coding regions:
- a CDS encoding tRNA (guanosine(46)-N(7))-methyltransferase TrmB, with translation MIYRLGDFHFPDAPARLYPDTPGRPWMLEIGFGDGRFWPHYAPTFPETPNYLGVELSGVSLLKAHRRLTEAGLGSGLLTKLPADVLLRKVIPHGALDRIIVNFPDPWPKAGHTEHRLLRAPFFRLAASRLKPGGEVLLTTDHDEYFDFAVQEAHASGVMAVQVGPPPAAALETKYAQKWRDLGLDAHHARFTPTAHAPVPHGDLRPYPEDESTVPHAVLTLPATFAPTDFDKVTVRSPHGTWTVILLDLYGSLRRDGWVTLAHVVEGELTQEVLIGITGREDGTHLVRLAKFGGPIITPGVKAAVGAVTQWLEAQGAVVRHRGY
- a CDS encoding FMN-binding negative transcriptional regulator translates to MYVPAHFRNQDQAELLAFMRAHPFVMLVTAPGGVPFATHLPMLVEPDADGGVFLRSHLARANPQWQHFGSGRDVLVIFHGPHALIDPAWYASAPNVPTWNYAAVHATGPARVVDGDETRRIAFSLVAQFTPDMAAIPPDFERRMLAGVVTFEVRVARLEGKFKLSQNKTAQDRVNVHAALAVSGRGEERETAALMAQAEAGRH
- a CDS encoding FAD-dependent oxidoreductase encodes the protein MFGPQSQHGRAPRSRPQPGHLYDVAVVGAGLAGTELAWRLALAGRDVLLVSQALDHLGTLYQPTTGGADFPPDSVFALVQRCVAPDTDGWTFHRNLKAEIEATSGIHLLQSTVTALDEEHEQVVLATWEGPQLHARQVVLAVGAFLKGRLLIGDGMEEAGRLSEVAYDFLADDLARSGIWLVGAERTAASVDGAPAYDVRFLTPAPTELSGFRVNRLERVCMLGQCTPGDHTYASVLTDAARLAADLLEGDA